The following coding sequences lie in one Loxodonta africana isolate mLoxAfr1 chromosome X, mLoxAfr1.hap2, whole genome shotgun sequence genomic window:
- the LOC100664266 gene encoding polyadenylate-binding protein 1-like 2 — MGIYTKRIISASPDPPTASLYVGDLHPEVTEAMLYEKFSPAGRILSIRICRDKITRRSLGYAYVNYQQPVDAKRALETLNFDVIKGRPVRIMWSQRDPSLRKSGVGNVFIKNLGKTIDNKALYNIFSTFGNILSCKVACDEKGPKGYGFVHFQEQESAERAIDVMNGMFLNYRKIFVGRFKSHKEREAERGAWARQSTSADVKDFDEDTDEEATLR; from the coding sequence ATGGGTATCTACACCAAGAGGATCATCAGCGCCAGCCCCGACCCCCCCACGGCCTCGCTGTATGTGGGCGACCTGCACCCGGAGGTGACCGAGGCAATGCTGTACGAGAAGTTCAGCCCGGCCGGGCGCATCCTCTCCATCCGCATTTGCAGGGACAAGATCACCCGCCGCTCCTTGGGCTATGCGTATGTTAACTACCAGCAACCGGTGGACGCCAAGCGGGCCTTGGAGACCCTGAACTTTGATGTCATCAAGGGCAGGCCAGTGCGCATCATGTGGTCCCAGCGAGACCCCTCGCTCCGCAAGAGCGGGGTGGGCAACGTCTTCATCAAGAACCTGGGCAAGACCATCGACAACAAAGCGCTGTACAACATCTTCTCAACGTTTGGCAACATCCTCTCCTGCAAAGTGGCCTGCGATGAAAAGGGGCCCAAGGGCTACGGGTTCGTGCACTTCCAGGAGCAGGAGTCGGCTGAGCGGGCCATAGACGTGATGAACGGCATGTTTCTGAACTACCGCAAAATTTTCGTTGGGAGATTCAAGTCGCATAAAGAAAGAGAGGCCGAAAGGGGAGCCTGGGCCAGACAGTCCACGAGTGCTGACGTCAAGGATTTCGATGAAGACACCGATGAGGAAGCCACCTTGCGATGA